From Desulfosalsimonas propionicica, the proteins below share one genomic window:
- a CDS encoding polysaccharide pyruvyl transferase family protein encodes MIGILTFHHVYNYGALLQAYGLQTYIASLGYDVTILNVRPFHRSIRPRSRFSRVFDTVKDKVWPIESKKEAANSFDAFRNKWLQLSQPYDSLKKALRNETAIESLVVGSDQVWNPKYGKKALDTYFLRDAPAEIRKIGYAACAGSKTAPIAKLHRYKRFVEQFHAIGVRDEFTKEIIQSITNLPVNMVVDPSLLIDWDFVSEHARPIQVPGEYIFYYGRTNAGERALEQLEKAYHLPVVSPGMEGDHNTDSKYESMESVGPLEWVNLLKNSSMVVTRSFHGLMFALKLNKPVIVAPANQISLDRLEDACRRFEIKDCLLDIGSDGKDGPKKINRINFQKARAIMDNELIKSRRYLDESLMKDE; translated from the coding sequence ATGATAGGTATTTTGACGTTTCACCACGTTTACAATTACGGGGCTCTTCTCCAAGCATACGGGCTACAGACGTATATAGCCAGCCTCGGTTATGATGTGACCATTTTAAATGTCAGGCCGTTTCATCGGTCGATACGGCCCAGATCAAGATTTTCGCGTGTTTTTGATACCGTCAAGGACAAAGTTTGGCCGATAGAGTCAAAAAAAGAAGCGGCTAACAGTTTTGATGCGTTTCGAAACAAATGGCTTCAGTTAAGCCAACCATACGATTCCCTGAAAAAGGCCCTTCGAAATGAAACTGCCATTGAATCCCTGGTTGTCGGCAGTGATCAGGTGTGGAATCCCAAATACGGTAAAAAAGCGCTGGACACATATTTTTTAAGGGATGCGCCGGCAGAAATTCGTAAAATCGGGTATGCGGCCTGTGCCGGATCCAAGACAGCACCTATTGCGAAATTGCATCGATATAAGCGGTTTGTGGAGCAGTTTCACGCCATCGGAGTGAGAGATGAGTTTACAAAAGAAATTATTCAAAGCATAACCAACCTGCCGGTTAACATGGTAGTGGATCCATCGCTGCTGATTGACTGGGATTTTGTTTCCGAACATGCGAGACCAATTCAAGTTCCGGGTGAATATATTTTTTATTACGGCCGGACCAATGCTGGAGAGAGGGCTTTGGAACAACTTGAAAAAGCGTACCATCTGCCTGTGGTCTCGCCGGGAATGGAAGGAGACCATAATACCGACAGCAAATATGAATCCATGGAATCCGTCGGCCCTCTTGAGTGGGTAAACTTATTAAAAAATTCATCAATGGTTGTTACGCGCTCGTTTCACGGCCTTATGTTTGCACTGAAGCTGAACAAACCGGTAATAGTGGCTCCGGCAAACCAGATTTCGCTTGACAGGCTTGAAGACGCATGCCGCAGATTTGAAATCAAGGATTGCCTTTTGGACATTGGCTCTGACGGAAAAGATGGACCGAAAAAGATAAATCGGATCAATTTTCAAAAAGCCCGGGCAATAATGGATAATGAATTGATCAAGTCCAGGAGATATCTGGATGAATCGCTAATGAAAGACGAATGA